From the Aphelocoma coerulescens isolate FSJ_1873_10779 chromosome 23, UR_Acoe_1.0, whole genome shotgun sequence genome, the window GGTGGACTGGGGTGCGGATGGTGGGAAATTGGGGTGCAAGGGGGAATTGGGAAGCATGGGTTGCTGGGGATCCGTACCCTGGGGATTTTGATGCTGAGGGGCGGGAGGGGGGCCCGGGAGGCCACCTGGGGTACGGACATATGGGGAGGAGCGGGCTGTGGATGGTGGTGGCTGTGGCGATTGGGGGCGACACTCACCTGATGGCGGCGGCGTTAGTGACACAAACTTCTCTCGTCTTCGGTGGGGAGCTCTGAGGCGAGTTCAGCCGCCTGCGGAGAGAGTGGACAGGGCTTAAGATCACCCCGGCGGCTGCTGGTCCCCGTTCCTCCCCATTCCGCACCAACACACTCGGAGACCCTGCAGCAACCCCATCTCGACGTGTTATCACCTCCAACCTAACATACCCTCCCCAAATCGACgtacctccccccccccagcccgaAGCAACCGTTACCTTGAGGGAGAGTAGGGTGGCCTCGGAGGAGGGGTCGCGGCCCTTGGACCCCTCCTCCAGCACGATCTGGAGGTCGAAGATGTAGTCTATGACGTGCTGCAGGATCTCCACCTGGCTCACCTTGGTGCCTTGAGGGATGCCCGGCACCAGCTCCCGCAATTTGGAATAGCAGTCGTTCATATCGTAGAGCAAGTTCATGGGCTCTTCCAAGGCCGGGCTCTTGTTGTGGCTGCCCCGGGCGATGGCCAAACTCTGCTCCGAGAGGCAGCAAACGGCCTCGTAGCAGCTCCGGACGGAGCGCACCGGGCTGATAGCTTTCATGGTGGGCTCAGAACAGATCCGGAGATACAGAACGGGGGGTGTCTAGGAGGCTCAGAGGCTATCGCGGCACCGGGGGCCTTGCTGGGACCTCCGAGCACCAGCACCACCAAAGCGGGCAGCTCTTGAGAGCCTTAACTAACTGCCACACCTCACACGCCAAACCTTCGGACCTCGCTGGCAGactggggaggggatggggccCCGCGGCGGCTTTATATAGGCAGCGCGACTTGACCCCGCCCACTACATGCAAATTATGAACTACATAACCCACTTTTTGTGTAAAATAACCATTAATCTCGTCCCTTTTATGTAAACGAATCCCTAAACCCCGCCCCCGAACGTGAATGAACATCAAACCCCACCCCTACACCTAAATGAAGCCTTAAACGCCCTCTACCTCAGGCCCCCccgctccccccagccccccaaactgacccttgaTGGCCAGAGCGGCCCGACGGGGATGACACGACCGCGCAGGTCCCCCTCCCCATGGCCGGACCCCCAAACCTCTTGGGGATTATCCCCCCCTAAACCCCTTCGACACCCcaaccccagcacccccaaactgtctccccccccccccccccctttgcAGTGAATTCCCCCTATTTTTAGACGGGACGATGGggtttcccccctccccacctccctgTTTTAAGGAAATTAGTGCCGCCCTGTTCCTCAATCCGCTTCTCATCTGACCTCCAGACTTTCTGGCGTCAGGAATTATCTTGTgaccagcagaaaaaaattaattgcggTAAAACTGAGGTTACGATGGAGAAACCAGATTTAGGTCAATGCCTGCAAGAGGcctggagggtttttttattctggaggggggagaggagatTTATAGGCAAAGGGGTTATCCCAGTAGAAGTGatggggggcgggagggggcgaGGATGAAGAAAACTGCCCTCCCGAACCATCGCTGCCTCAAAACTTACAGAATCAGAAAATGTCCATAGAAAAAGCCCAAAGCTGGAGCAATCTGGGGTCCCCAAGTGGGTGTCACTGTAAAGGGTGCCACATGGAGGGGTCCCGCAGAAGTGACAGCCCCACAACACCCAGATTGTGAATCTGTATGAGCCCAAGGGGAAAAATCTCTCTGCCCCAAATATTGACTTCTATGGGAATTAGTTATGGGGGGTGTTATTGGGGCTTAGTTATGAAAGTGCAGGAAGGGAATGTTACAGCTGAGAGGGGGAGGGCACCCTGGGACCCTGCTCGGCCCGGGGGTCCCAGCTAAtgaggggtgcaggggggtgGGGGTACCGTCACCTGGACCAAATTACTCCTGCCCACGGCAGCGATTTATTCGAGATCTGCCCAAATCCCGGTTCGGTAGTGCTGGGGTTTATTTCCACACCCTCAAAGGGGTCTGGGGACTGCAGGCTGGAGGACACACCCCTCCTCCCCACATCTCCCCCAAGCCACGAGCTGCTCAACAGCCCCCCCAAGAAACCTTGAAAGCAGCGTCCAACACTTTTTGAGGTTGGATTATTTTTGTACCTTTTatttctccctccccccccattAGGAATTTCCTGGGAAACTACCTCCGTGTAAAGGATGGCGGCTAGGGAAGAGGCATAATTGCTCTCATTAACCTGTTTTGGGGCAAGAGCCAACAACcaaacccccctccccaaaaaataagaacaaaataaagttaaaaaataattaaacatcttttaaaaagaaataataaatgtaAAACTTTATGAAATtaacacacattttaaaaatgcttacaaaacatttaaaaactcTTTTCAGACCACCACCTGAATCCTTCTTACGACTTCCCCTCAACACAAAACAGCAGCGTACAGCCTCTGCTTATTCCCATACACCCCCCTCATTTCCcaagggatgggggggggggggggggggggggcgcctGAAAGGCTTCAGAGGGACTCGGGGGGGAGCTTTTGTTTGCAGGGGGGTTTTGTTGGCGGCGGTTCCCACAGGCTCTGCCTGGGCGGCGGGACCCACTGCCTTTGCCCAGCTGTGGCCCGGGCCCTCCAGCTGTGTTGATCTAACTCCCGGCCCCAGACAGCCTGGCGCCAGCCCTGCGCACGTCATGCATTCACAGAGGGATGCGTGGCCAAGGCAACCTcctccccccgcgccccccccccccccccccgcaccaCCACGGCCACGCTGCCGCCATATTCCGGAGGGATTCGTTCCAATCCTGGGTACCCCGAGTGTGTGAGAgggctgggagcacagggaTGTTTTTATCCGATCACCCCAAGTTTGTGTCAcggccccccacccccccggaTGGGTCACTTTTGACCTGGGGGGTCGCTTTTAGGGTGCTGTCACACTGGCAGCTCCGGGTTTGGGGTGTCTTCACGCAGCGGCTGCGGGGGGAACGGATTTCTCGGCGTGGAGAGAAAatgggggaggaagggagtgGGAATGCTCGAGAGCATGATGATTTCATGGTGAAAGGGCCCACACTGGGTGTTTTACTAAAACGAAAACTAAAACAAGTAGGAGAAAAAGCAGGACCTGAGATTATCCACCTCGACAAGCCCCCCAAAATGATACAAAGCTTCCCCAAGTCCCTTGGGGGAGGGGTGACCATGTACCCCCCTACAGCTCAGCCATTGCTCCCCACCACCTTCCCCCCTTTCCTGGGAACGGACTGTAAAACCCAGGGGATTTGCCCACACGGCAAATACCTGCAGAGGTCCTCGCAACTTGCAGGGGTGGCTCACAAGCAgctccttccccccaccccaaaataatCTACCCCTTGGGCTCGGGTTtggttcaattttttttttccctgaaataagTCAGTACAGGTGGCAGGATGTGCGGGATGTAATGTGGAGCGGAAAGGGCCAGATTCggcctggctgctgcagggcagggagggcaagCGTGAGGGTCCCTGTGTCCCGGGGGAGCACCACCAgcgttttggggggaatttcgtGAGTTTTGGAAGCTGGAGGCTGCCTGGAAGCGCTGGCTGTAGGGAAGGGAATTGgatgggagaggggaggaacaGAGATGTGGCAGGGTGCCCAAGGCAGCTACAAAGGGAAGGGTTCTTCCCCAGGAGTCATCTGGATTCACTTTCAGATGGGGCTGAGGTATAAATCCCACTTACCAGGGATCTTTGGAGACCCTCAGGATCCTTCAAGAGCAAGGGAAGCTGGGGGACCTGGCTGGCTGTGCTCCGGCTCAGCACAACATGGGAACAAGAGCTCAGAGATTAATTCATTGATTTTTGGAGATGCTTCAAGCCAGCTCTGCAGACTGGGCACCCACATGGCACAGCAGCGATCCGAGGGCGTTTTGGTGCCGGAGAAGAAATCTAGATGGATGCTCAATGGGAAAAAGGGATTCTGGCTTCTTAAAAGGGCTCTGAGATCTCTTTCCCACCTTATTCCCAAGGCCATGTTTGGCATGGGGAGGCAGTCCCAGTGGCATTTGGTGATCCTGCTGAACACTGGGTGGCAGCTCTCTCGACACCCCAATTCGTGCTGGGGCATTGGTCACACAGAGAATGTGCTGAAAGGTCCCCGTGAAGTTTGGCAAACCCTCCCTGTAGCCACAGTAACACCCATATCTTGAGCTATGATGTCCCAGATTTGGGGTGTTTCAGGATCAATGGGGATTATAAATTGGAGCTGGCAGActtggatggatggacagatggaaGCGTCCACAGCCCATGCAGAAAGGAGCCCAGCCCTAGCCACCCATCTGCTCTGTGACTCAGTTTACCCCCCTCACCCACCACAGGGACCCTCCGCTAGAGCCGGACAATGCCGGAGGTTCCACAATGGGCCATGAATGGGGCTGGATGAGCAGACAAATCACAGAGAATTAGGGGGGGAAACGGAGTGGCACTGCTGGAAATGTGCACCCAAAAAGCAGTAGTGAGGtgcccccccacccctgtcACCAGGAGACTTGATCCGGCCCTGGGGAATGTGCGGCTGTTTGTGCAGGGGATTAGCCCCAGGGACCCCACCTCGGCCTGAGTGTCCCATCCCAACCCAGCCTGGAGGTGGCACCCAGGACGCTCCCTGCTGGTGATCGTTAGGGACCAGAGTGAGCCCCATGAGGCATTACCTTGTTCCAGAGTACtcaggggagggagaggaacgCTCTCATCCCTCTGGAGGGGAACCAGGAACCATGGCATTGGCTGCGGCCAAGCTGCTCGGTCACTGCCTATATCTCAGTTTCCCCGCATTTCCTCCCATCCAAAGCCCAGTCAGGAGCAGAGCCACGTCTCCATCACCTTCAGAGCCAGAGGGAACCACGTATTCCCATGATGGGTCAGAGCTGCTTCTTCAAGGCAAACCCTGGACACCTCCATTCCCTGCAGAGGAGAGGCTGGGACACTTGGAACATCTCTGGGTAGTTACCCAGAGAGgggggacacagcagggctggggtcaCGCAGGCCCAGGCGGTGTTGGGCAGGCAGTAGCAGCTGTTCCCAGCACTGGGATTCCCCAcagctgcttcctgctgccctATCTGACGGGAGCAtctgggggaggcaggagcagtgGCCACCTCCAGTGCTTCCTGCGCTGACCCCCCTGCCCCGGCCACCATTCTCACCACCTCCCCCCAAGGCTGGACAGAGCCCCCCacttcccctccccacccctgaCACGGCAGCAGCCTCCCCGAGTCCCATCTGCAACCTGAGCGGTCTCTTCCCTCCCGTGACCCTTTTGGGGCACCCCCAGTATTTTGGAGGAACTGGAGCATCACACCCTCATGTTACCCCAAGGCGCCCAAGACTGATCCGCTCGTGCCATGTGTCCCCCATAACCCAGGCCccggtgggggggggtggggtccACATGGGTGCCCCCAGCAGGGTAGGTGCTGAGGTGCTGTGCCACTACTGTAGGTACACTCACAATTTGGTGCTCAGCCCACCCCTTGTTCTGCTCCATTTTCCCTCCACCTTTTTGATTCCTCCCTCTCCAAATTGCATCCATCCGAGTTGCATCCCtgcaaaaggaggaggaagatggggctgggggtgcaaaGGCTGCAGGTGTGAACAACCCTGCTTGcccccctggctgctgcaggcgCGGAGACACTGGGCTGTCTCAGAGGAGCCAGGGccctgctgccactgccagggTGACAGCAAAGCAACTCCCACCTCCCACAATAtcctcccagggctggggtgcGGCGGCAGGGGGGCAGTGCATACCCAAACCTGGCACCGCCTTTGCCACAGCCTCCCCCCAAACGTGGGGTACTGCAGCCCTGGCGTGGTCCCAAGAGGGGAAACAGGCACGGGGAAGAGGAGCCTAGCCTATGTTATGCGGGGGTCCCAGGAGGAATtttgctgctccctgcagcgcccccccaccccctccctttCGCAGCACCCCACATTCCTCCCTGCAGGTCCTGCCGTGATGCAGGATGTGGCTTTGCCAGGCTGCCTTATTACACTCAGAGACCGTTACAACTCATCACACCCCCCACCCTGCGCTCCCCAGCCCTAAATCACACCAACAACCCTCCTCCAGAAAACCTGACACGCACCCTCAAAACCCTTTAACACCACAGATCCTCTCCAAAACCCAATATAAGCCGCTGGCCAAGCCATCCATCCCCACTACCCTCAGAAAGCCACATTGCACAGCATCACACGGAACAACTCCTCCATGGAAAAACATGGCAGGGTTGGGGGGAGAGATGTTTTATCTTGTCCCCCATCTGCCCCTAATACGGCAGGTTTATTTTTAGTGGAGGTGAAAGCCGGAGCGACCAGCTCAAGAGCTTTTTCCACTCACATCTGCATTTGTACAATTTGGGTTTCCTGTCGTGGTTTCGGCGCTTTTCAAACCTGCCCAAATTGttattttctttgctcagcAAAGAGCCCCACAGATCCCTCCCTCTGTACCCTCAGTATAAATATCTTGCCAGCATTCCCTCCCCAACCTCCCCTCTCTAACCTCCCCACTCATCTGGCTCCTCCCATCCCAATATCTCAAAATGGGATCCAAGCCTCCCGAGGGGGTTGGGATGCTGGTGAAAGTTCAGACTGAACCAAATAATTCCAGTCCTAGATTGTGCCTTTCCAGCCCCAGTGTGGGATGAGAAGCCACTCTTCAGACCCTGAGtaaggaaactgaggcagggacaGTGTCAGTGGTGTAGTTTGTGGATGGGGACTCCCCAGCTTATTTCCCCCCAGCGGCCTTTGGGCTGTGTGGCCATGCCGGGTTTaagcaggagtggggagcaaaGGTGAGGGGGTGAGGCTTGTGCCCTCCCTCTGCTGGGAACCCACCCCATGGGGATGGGCCCAACTCATCCCAGGTGTGCCAGGGAATGGGGTAGGTCGGGCTTGGCACAGGCTCTGGGGGAAGACACCTGGGTGTCTCCCCCAACTTCCTCTGACACACAGTTTCCATCCACCCAGAGCAGATGCTACTTGAGGGGCAGTGGCAGGGTGAGGAAGGGCTCTTTTGTCTCCTCTCCTCAAGCCACAtccctgcagggctctgcaggaaaGGGGGGACATGGGGCTTATCCCTTCAGTGCTCCTCCAAATCCACTGGAGCTGTGGCCACGCAATCCAAGGAGCCCTGAGGAGTCACCAAACTGGGGATCCCCGTTCCCAAACCCCAGTGCTGAGACggtccctgcctcagtttccccactcAGGGTCTTAAAAGCAGCTTCTATCCTCTGGCTGGGAATGAAAGCCAAAATCCAGGCCTGGAATGATGTGGTCCAGCCCCAGTCTCCACCGGTTTTCTCCGTCCTTTGGCCCCTCTCCTTATCCCATCCCCTGACTCCAGCAGCCGGGGAGAGGGGTGCAGGGGTTCCGGGGGAACAACTCACAAAGCCTTACATTTGGGCACCCCCATCCCAGTCATCCCCTGCCATGAAACCCCACGACAGATGCCCTGTCCAGCACTATTCTTTGGTATGACGAGGATGCTGGAGTGCAAGGCTGAAGGCAAGGGTCCCTTGTCCCCTGTtcctctccccagctccctctaCAGAGCCGGCTGCCGCAGCAGCTGTAGTTCCAGGTGCCAGAAGCTGACCTGTGCTCTCTTTCTCACCGCTTTTAGTTAATTTTTTCACTCTGTGTTGACCCAGGGAACTTCACTTTCTACAAAAATGTCCCAGTGTGTGTCCCTGCTGCGGGACTGGGGACAAGTCCCATGCCGGGCTCGGCCCCTGTGATATGGAGATGTGATAGCACCCTCTCTGCTCCCATCCACGGAGTTGGGGGGACATCCAGCACCCAGCAAGGGTGTGGGAGCCAGAGGTCACAGCATGTAGCACCTGTGGATACACGTACGGGTATATATGGAAGCCGTACGGCCCTGTCTATGTATGTAGGTGACCTGATGTCCCTGAACACGCCCACAGTCATCCCTTCTGTCCGCGTGTGCCACCCCCACCTGGTACTATGTTTTGTGTGCGCACGCACGTACCGTATGTACAGCTCGTACCGTAAGTGCCGCGTAGGCACGCATACGCTGCGCCGCTGCTGCCCCCGCCGGGCGGGAGACTGTGCGGCTCAGCACTGCCACCTGGTGGGAGAGCGCGGCACTGCAGCCGCCGCCCGACGGCGCCCACGGACACAGGGACGCGGACCCACAGACAAATGGACACATAGACACGGCATACATGGACACACAAACGCATGGACACGGACACATGGACATGGCCTCCACAGACACAGCTCCCCTGCCTCCGGACTGCAGCCCCATGCCTCTGCCCCAACAATAATCAGCAACCCCAGGAGCCTCGTGGACCACCCAGCTCCACCCAGTCCACTCCCTATCACCAAGCGAGCCTCAGCCCCCAATATCCTCCCCTGTGGCAGACCACAGGCCCACCTCCCCCAAACAGCACCCATGGGTGTGTTCCCCCCAACCTACcgacccccccagaacccccaccAGCCACAACCACAGGGTTAGGCATTTGGGCTGGAGAGCTGTGGCTGAGAAAAAAGGATGGAGTAAGCCTGCTTCCTGGATGTACAGGGAAAGACTGAGTAGCAGGCAAAGGGAGTATTTATAAACTATATCAATATTTCACTGAAGTTCAGGGTGGACCAGCAACAGGGGCATgttccttccaaatagctccGTGGGCATGcacaacactgaaggcataCTTGGAATTAGTTCATATGTTTACTTTCTTCCCCTcgctcagttctagagctctcgttagtgcaatgagttcagctttctgtgatgatacatctggaggcaaggttttgcctcaatgattttatctgaggCGGTTACGGCGTAACCGGTCATCCTCCTACCATTTTTCATGAAGCTGCTCCTATCGGTGTACGATTCCCAGTCTGGatctttcaaaggaacatctttcaggtctggtctgctggaataagtttcctctattgtctgcaaacaatcatgctcaggcacactgtTAAATAacgtggatgataaaaacatcgcagggtttaccacagaagttgtctttagagtaacatcatcctgttctaaTAACACAGATTGGTATTTGAGCATCCTGCTAGGAGAGAGCCAGTGTCCCTacttttgctccagcacatttatcactgcatggggtacctacacgacaatgtgctgcccaagggtgAATTTATGGGCCTCTTGTATCAGGAGGAttgttgctgccacagctttcaagcatcctggccaaccctgggctacattgtctagttgttttgaaaaataggccacagctcttcaccggtctccaaggtgctgtgccagtacccTCAGAGCAGCATTCGGTCGCTCACgtgtaaagagttcaaaaggtttagtcaagtctggcagctccagagctggggctgacatcaaggaatgtttcagctgtttaaatgcagccctggcattctctgtccacataATTGTCTCCTTTTCAGCTGTTTTAAGGACCTCATATAAAGGTCTCACCAGTATACCGTAGTTTGAtatccacaggcgacaccaacctaccattcccaggaaggcctgcatctcCCTTACGGTACAGGGCTCTGGAAGTCGACAGATGGcttttttctgctctctgctgagttgtccatgtccacggaaaatttccaggcccgggtatactactgtttccctggcaacctgtgcATTCTCTTTTGAGACCCGATACCCACTTTGGcccaaaaagttcaacagacttacagtgagctcAATGCAGTCATCTCGTGTCTCGGCCGCTCTCAAGATGTCATCGACATACTAGAGAACTGCTCCTCCcggttcttgtttcctccagtcctcaagctcctttgccagctggtttccGAATACGGTcgggctgtttttgaatccttgtggtaaaactgtccaggtgagctgggtctttctccctgtttctggattctcccactcaaaagcaaagagttcttggctattcttacacacaggagtgcagaaaaaggcatctttgagatctaaaacagtgaaccaccctaattcatttgttagcgttgtcaaaagtgtgtaaggattcgctaccactgggtgtacgtcctctgttatcttgttgatttccctcaaatcctgtaccaacctgtagcttttacTATCAGCTTTtttactggcaagattggtgtgttgtacctggattcacactctactaacaacccaaatttgagaaacttttcaatcacaggtACTAATCCCTTGTGAGtttctaatttcagaggatattgtttttgccttactggtgtagcccctgctttgactgtgatactcacaggtttttttggatctcccaggagaatcattggcccacactatttgaatgacagcctcttcaacttctttgggaatttttccatggcattcctgtacaagtatagcagctgcttcgataattttagattctgggattataactttcactcctccttccttggaaaacttaatttctgcttccaatttttccaataaatctctgTCCAATaatggcattggggaatttggcataCACAGGGactggtgagtgacccagtgttttcACAATTTAAATGTTAAAGGTTGGAgaaaaggccttgtttcacttacccctgtagctccaatcacatccacagtgtcttgactcagtttaccttttaaagttTACCTTTTAAAGAGGTTGTGATTTCAGAGTCTTTCAGgatgtttttttgctttgtttctttgcaggtgctgctgctgctttggatATGCCAAGAAATAGAGACAATCAGGTGAGCTGGCCTTTAAGCGGGGCAAGTAATAGGTGATCGGTATGTGGCGGTGTGCTAAGCATGTACCTTTTTGCTTTGCAGGTATTTTCTGGGCCGCCTCTGGAATCGGATGAAGATTTGAGGTGAGCTGGGGTACCAGTGCGGAAGACCCCTGGGGATTAATATTCTCGAGGGCCACAGTgacgttttctgttttgttgtcttaggtactgtgagcagctgcagagccGAAGTTTGGAAACATCAGGTAAGCGATGAGCCTTGGCCcttaggagggagggaggccttgtGGAAGGGGTCGCTTTTGGGACGTCTCACTGcggtctgaatttttttttctgaatttttgcagcCACCAAAACAGACCCTGGGGACCGTATCAACATCCATGGCGCCCGTGTGCTCATTTCCATTGAGGATGGATTTTGTCGGCTCGTCTTCCAAAAGCTAAGTGTTGGGACCGGTGGTGGGGACAAGGGAAAACCCTTTGGACTTGCAGGAGGCAATTTGAAGTTAGCttagaggagagggctgtagAGGGATAGGCCTCTTGGAAGTAAAGGGAGAGGGTTTCTCCTCAGCATCACCCGACCTTTTGCCGGGCAGGACGGTTCCGACCCGTCTCCGTGTTCTCACGAGCTTCACGTCATCGGCCTTCTCCGAGTCTCGATGTCATCGCAAAACCTTTTGGCCCGGGAGCTCGCCTTTGGGTCCGGAGCGATCGCCCCGGTCCCCCAGCAGTTGTTGCCTTCTTCTCTAGGCCTACTGAGCTTCTTGAGCATCCTCTTAACAGCTTTGGTACCAACTTCTTGTAAGGACTTATGTTTTGCTATCATGTGCTATTGCCAtagagctttctttcctttggcatcatcggcctctggctcatcttgcagtaggaatcttgggtccatcaggtgagactgctgggcagtttcaaCTTGTGTCTATGTTCTGTAGGTTGTGTCTATGTTATGTAGTGTCCATTGTCCTCTGTGTCACAGGGCTTTGTTGCATATCAGTGACtttttttgcattgttctgGGCCGTATTGGCTGTACTCTACTTGCCTACTTTCCCAGATGGGGCTTATTCTGGCATCTTTACCTTTTTACTTCTTGAGACTGGAGGAAGTACACAAGATGTTCTCAtccatcttccttctcagttttagTACTGGCTTCTTTTCACATGTCATTCCCTTGGACTTCTAGAGGGAGGGTATCGGACCCTCCCTCCGTGACCGCAGTATTTCAGTAGGTTCCATCGCCTCTAAGTGTATTGCGCTCAAGAATTAATCTTCCGGAGACTCATCTCAAGCCCTCGTGTCATCTTTTCTTAATTTGGGGTGCCGCCCATCCGTGCGCCGCTTAGGGTCGGAGCCGCCCTGCCCTGGCATGTAGAGTCACAGTTAGGTAGAACAGTCATAAAACTTAAgggttcatttattttctgtggggtttggggtagaAAATTTGTGGGCCTGGTGTGGGGATAACTCCTAGCCACGGGCCACTCTCTGACCGCTTCACATTTTCTTGCAGGTCCCGAGGCGGCTTTGGATCTCCACGGTCACCGATGCTACCGATTTTCCTGGAATCTACAGCTCGATGTCGAGGAGCGGCAGCCAGGGAAGATGTATCAAAGTATTTTCATTGGTGGAGTGTTTTGATGAATGGCTACAGTCAGTGTGTAAGCTGAAGAGCGTGTGACtctatctgtgtgtgagaggTTGTGTGTGCCTATGTGGTTGTGTCTgcctgtgagtgtgtgtgtgtggaatggttctaaccttgtgtgtttggtttttgcctttcaggtttttcaacacatttttaaatttagaataaaaaaaccccagctggggtttttttttttttttccccccccggctgggtttttttttcctcggtcccggccggtctgcgaggcgacgttcatcgccaaggtttgggtgcggaccgtgccgggccggggttttgtcaggcaggacgatttggaggctctcgggaaccccgttcccgaggGGCCAGGGTGAGGAGAGTGGTTGCGATGAGAGCAATGGTggggttgtgtggaagctgaaagaggtgtgtgtggtGGATGACTGGTATGTTCTCCCTGtggtgctgttgttttgggttttctgtaacaataaaacaaaatgtagcaagttttccagaaatagagtaaTTGTTATATTGTATTGATATGTATTTGCCTTGTGCTGCTCTGTATTGGTCTGTATTTGTGTCTGCTGCTGTATTTCCATGTATTGCTCTGTATGCAAATAGGACTTTTACCAGTGTGTATATGGATTGTATTTGTACTTTATTTGTATACATTGTTGTTTCTGTATATTGTGCTAGAGTGTAAATACAAAAATCCATTCAATAAAGTTGAATAAACTCTAAAACCCTAATAAAgatccccagcc encodes:
- the ID3 gene encoding DNA-binding protein inhibitor ID-3, which codes for MKAISPVRSVRSCYEAVCCLSEQSLAIARGSHNKSPALEEPMNLLYDMNDCYSKLRELVPGIPQGTKVSQVEILQHVIDYIFDLQIVLEEGSKGRDPSSEATLLSLKAAELASELPTEDERSLCH